Proteins encoded together in one Paracidovorax wautersii window:
- a CDS encoding amino acid ABC transporter permease: MQIQLDFAAVLVQWPFLLRGVLWTLGLTAVSMAIGMLVGIACAWARASGPLALRVVVGTYVELIRNTPFIVQLFFIFFGLPSMGVKLSPELASVIAMVLNLGAYASEIIRAGIEATPRGQIEAAQSLALNRVQVFTRVVLPPSLKRVWPAMVSQIIIVMLGSAVCGQISTEELSYSANVIQAQNFRTFEAYIVATAIYLVLSIALRRALNWAGPRFIFGR, from the coding sequence ATGCAAATCCAACTCGATTTTGCGGCGGTGCTGGTGCAGTGGCCGTTCCTGCTGCGCGGGGTGCTGTGGACGCTGGGCCTGACGGCCGTGTCCATGGCCATCGGCATGCTGGTGGGCATTGCCTGCGCGTGGGCGCGGGCCAGCGGGCCGCTCGCGCTGCGCGTGGTGGTGGGCACGTATGTGGAGCTGATCCGCAACACGCCCTTCATCGTGCAGCTGTTCTTCATCTTCTTCGGCCTGCCGTCGATGGGCGTGAAGCTGAGCCCGGAGCTGGCCTCGGTCATCGCCATGGTGCTCAACCTGGGCGCCTACGCCAGCGAGATCATCCGCGCCGGCATCGAGGCCACGCCGCGCGGGCAGATCGAGGCGGCGCAGAGCCTGGCGCTCAACCGCGTGCAGGTCTTCACGCGCGTGGTGCTGCCGCCCTCGCTCAAGCGCGTGTGGCCGGCCATGGTCAGCCAGATCATCATCGTGATGCTGGGCTCGGCCGTCTGCGGGCAAATCTCCACCGAGGAGCTGAGCTACTCGGCCAACGTGATCCAGGCGCAGAACTTCCGCACCTTCGAGGCCTACATCGTCGCCACAGCCATCTACCTGGTGCTGTCCATCGCGCTGCGGCGCGCGCTCAACTGGGCCGGTCCCCGGTTCATCTTCGGACGGTAA
- a CDS encoding amino acid ABC transporter ATP-binding protein: MQAVAEPSVTASAAPGAPIVHITALRKSYGSNEVLKGIDLKVARGEVIAIIGKSGSGKSTLLRCINGLEEFQDGALTVDGKPLLHDSPMAMRALRQRVGMIFQSFNLFPHLSVGRNIMLAPTLVKKTDKVDAAEQARRLLLRVGLAEKFDAMPEQLSGGQQQRVAIARALAMEPAVLLCDEITSALDPELVGEVLRVVESLAAEGMTLLMVTHEMAFARKVSDRVIFMHQGRVHEMGPPAEVFGNPQTPELQQFLSSLHD, encoded by the coding sequence ATGCAAGCCGTCGCTGAACCCTCCGTGACCGCCTCCGCCGCTCCGGGTGCGCCCATCGTCCACATCACCGCGCTGCGCAAGTCCTACGGCAGCAATGAGGTGCTCAAGGGCATCGACCTGAAGGTGGCCCGCGGCGAGGTGATCGCCATCATCGGCAAGAGCGGCTCGGGCAAGAGCACGCTGCTGCGCTGCATCAACGGGCTGGAGGAGTTCCAGGACGGCGCGCTCACGGTGGACGGCAAGCCGCTGCTGCACGACAGCCCCATGGCCATGCGTGCGCTGCGCCAGCGCGTGGGCATGATTTTCCAGAGCTTCAACCTGTTCCCGCACCTCAGCGTGGGCCGCAACATCATGCTGGCGCCCACGCTGGTCAAGAAGACCGACAAGGTCGACGCGGCCGAGCAGGCGCGCCGGCTGCTGCTGCGTGTGGGCCTGGCCGAGAAGTTCGACGCCATGCCCGAGCAGCTCTCGGGCGGCCAGCAGCAGCGCGTGGCCATTGCCCGCGCCCTGGCCATGGAGCCGGCCGTGCTGCTGTGCGACGAGATCACCAGCGCCCTCGACCCCGAGCTGGTGGGCGAGGTGCTGCGCGTGGTGGAGAGCCTGGCCGCCGAAGGCATGACGCTGCTGATGGTCACGCACGAGATGGCGTTTGCCCGCAAGGTGAGCGACCGCGTGATCTTCATGCACCAGGGCCGGGTGCACGAGATGGGCCCGCCGGCCGAGGTGTTCGGCAACCCGCAGACGCCGGAACTGCAGCAGTTCCTGTCATCGCTGCACGACTGA
- a CDS encoding EF-hand domain-containing protein, with protein sequence MPHDGTPRRPRTLTFDARSVLLFAALSMGGAALQAQTSSSSAQGSSSSSSSSSSTSLPSLRLQAPGSGGASSGTGLRASGGSTSANASGVSRSAGNGSHGDAGAGSTHTAQADVHAAFRRADKNQDGQLSPAEASAFPAIGNRFKELDKDRNGSLSPEEFQAGASS encoded by the coding sequence ATGCCCCATGACGGTACGCCGCGGCGTCCCCGCACCCTCACCTTCGATGCGCGCAGCGTGCTGCTGTTTGCAGCCCTGTCCATGGGGGGGGCGGCCCTTCAGGCGCAGACGTCTTCCTCGTCGGCGCAGGGGTCTTCGTCTTCGTCGTCGTCTTCCTCATCGACGTCCTTGCCGTCCCTGCGGCTGCAGGCGCCCGGCAGCGGCGGCGCGTCGTCCGGCACGGGGCTGCGGGCGTCGGGCGGAAGCACCAGCGCCAACGCCAGCGGCGTGTCCCGCAGCGCTGGCAACGGCAGCCACGGCGACGCGGGTGCCGGCAGCACGCACACCGCGCAGGCGGACGTCCACGCGGCCTTCCGGCGCGCCGACAAGAACCAGGACGGCCAGCTGAGCCCCGCCGAGGCCAGCGCCTTCCCCGCCATCGGCAACCGCTTCAAGGAGCTGGACAAGGACCGCAACGGCAGCCTGTCGCCCGAGGAGTTCCAGGCCGGCGCTTCGTCGTGA
- a CDS encoding HdeA/HdeB family chaperone, with the protein MRVLASLSALSLAAVTATAAMAQTPSQPVAPARPAVKTTCADYIGMKETVKPQFIYFAVGHGKQGGQDAVFEEGVVEKVKPELDQYCAVHLTHSAYEKVLAASMASEPAGAAARHPGPHSAHANKPAAAAAAKMPAAPQ; encoded by the coding sequence ATGAGAGTGCTTGCCAGCCTGTCCGCCCTGTCCCTCGCCGCCGTGACCGCCACCGCAGCGATGGCGCAGACCCCGAGTCAGCCGGTCGCGCCGGCCAGGCCGGCCGTGAAGACGACCTGTGCGGACTACATCGGCATGAAGGAAACCGTGAAGCCGCAGTTCATCTACTTCGCCGTGGGCCACGGCAAGCAGGGCGGCCAGGACGCGGTGTTCGAGGAAGGCGTGGTCGAGAAGGTCAAGCCCGAGCTGGACCAGTACTGCGCGGTGCACCTGACCCACTCCGCCTATGAGAAGGTGCTGGCGGCCAGCATGGCCTCGGAGCCCGCAGGCGCCGCCGCGCGACACCCGGGCCCGCACAGCGCGCATGCAAACAAGCCGGCTGCAGCGGCTGCGGCCAAGATGCCGGCGGCCCCCCAATAG
- a CDS encoding transporter substrate-binding domain-containing protein, protein MTPAAIFSRRRLTLALAAAALLGGTAAVHAQNALDKVTQTKTIKIAVPTDYPPYGFVGLDLKPQGLDIAMAELIAKQLGVKLEMVPVTSANRIPYVQTKQVDLVISTLGKNPERLKVIDFTHAYAPFFQGVYASKSLQIKSFDDLANKTVAVAKGAMEEQELAKVGPASMQFKRYEDQAASTAAFVAGQTQVIATSVSNAGLMMQKNPQLNAEYKLLIKDSPNFIGVAKGEDALRMKVNEIILAAKKDGTLDAMAKKWLGRTAGDLPLTE, encoded by the coding sequence ATGACCCCCGCCGCCATCTTCTCCCGCCGCCGCCTCACGCTGGCCCTGGCCGCTGCCGCATTGCTGGGGGGCACGGCCGCCGTCCACGCGCAGAACGCGCTGGACAAGGTCACGCAGACCAAGACGATCAAGATCGCCGTGCCCACCGACTACCCGCCCTACGGCTTCGTGGGCCTGGACCTCAAGCCCCAGGGCCTGGACATCGCCATGGCCGAGCTGATCGCCAAGCAGCTGGGCGTGAAGCTGGAGATGGTGCCCGTCACCAGCGCCAACCGCATTCCCTACGTGCAGACCAAGCAGGTGGACCTGGTGATCTCCACGCTGGGCAAGAACCCCGAGCGCCTGAAGGTGATCGACTTCACGCACGCCTACGCGCCGTTCTTCCAGGGCGTGTATGCCTCCAAGAGCCTGCAGATCAAGTCCTTCGACGACCTGGCCAACAAGACCGTGGCGGTGGCCAAGGGCGCCATGGAAGAGCAGGAGCTGGCCAAGGTCGGCCCCGCTTCCATGCAGTTCAAGCGCTATGAAGACCAGGCCGCGTCCACCGCCGCCTTCGTGGCCGGGCAGACGCAGGTGATCGCCACCAGCGTGTCCAACGCCGGCCTGATGATGCAGAAGAACCCCCAGCTCAACGCCGAATACAAGCTGCTCATCAAGGACAGCCCCAACTTCATCGGCGTGGCCAAGGGCGAGGACGCGCTGCGCATGAAGGTCAACGAGATCATCCTGGCCGCCAAGAAGGACGGCACGCTGGATGCCATGGCCAAGAAGTGGCTCGGCCGCACCGCGGGTGATCTGCCGTTGACGGAATAA
- a CDS encoding amino acid ABC transporter permease, with protein sequence MVDFTFWDIFRNLLLAARWTVVLSLIAFIGGGLVGALLLVARLTRIGWVDRLVGAYVQVFQGTPLLMQLFLAYFGIGLFGINVSAWFSVTLALTLYTSAFLTEIWRGCVVAIPKGQWEAAQSLALSFGELLRHVVIPQATRMAIAPTVGFMVQVIKGTALASVVGFVELTRAGNMISNVTYQPFTVFACVALMYFALCYPISLYAKFLERKIHASRR encoded by the coding sequence ATGGTCGACTTCACCTTCTGGGACATCTTCCGCAACCTGCTGCTGGCCGCGCGCTGGACGGTGGTGCTCTCGCTCATCGCCTTCATCGGCGGCGGCCTCGTGGGCGCGCTGCTGCTGGTGGCCCGCCTCACGCGCATCGGCTGGGTGGACCGCCTGGTCGGCGCCTATGTGCAGGTCTTTCAGGGCACGCCGCTGCTGATGCAGCTGTTCCTGGCGTACTTCGGCATCGGGCTGTTCGGCATCAACGTGTCGGCGTGGTTCTCGGTCACGCTGGCGCTCACGCTCTACACCAGCGCCTTCCTCACCGAGATCTGGCGCGGCTGCGTGGTCGCCATTCCCAAGGGCCAGTGGGAGGCCGCGCAGAGCCTGGCGCTCTCGTTCGGCGAGCTGCTGCGCCACGTGGTCATTCCGCAGGCCACGCGCATGGCGATTGCGCCCACGGTGGGCTTCATGGTGCAGGTGATCAAGGGCACGGCGCTGGCCTCGGTGGTCGGCTTCGTCGAGCTCACGCGCGCCGGCAACATGATCTCCAACGTCACCTACCAGCCGTTCACGGTGTTCGCCTGCGTGGCGCTGATGTACTTCGCGCTGTGCTACCCCATCAGTCTCTACGCCAAGTTCCTGGAAAGGAAGATCCATGCAAGCCGTCGCTGA
- a CDS encoding cob(I)yrinic acid a,c-diamide adenosyltransferase yields MANRLSQIATRTGDDGTTGLGDNSRVSKDSGRPHAMGDVDELNSHIGLLLCEPLPQGVRELLVDVQHQLFNLGGELSIPGFALLKDDALLQLDEALALYNATLPRLQEFILPAGTRAAAQAHVCRTVARRAERAVVALGAAEPLRDAPRRYLNRLSDLLFVLARVLNRVDGGDDVYWKSERLARQGGEPT; encoded by the coding sequence ATGGCCAACCGACTGTCACAGATCGCCACCCGCACGGGCGACGACGGCACCACGGGCCTGGGGGACAACAGCCGCGTCTCCAAGGACAGCGGCCGCCCGCACGCCATGGGCGACGTGGACGAGCTCAACTCCCACATCGGCCTGCTGCTGTGCGAGCCGCTGCCGCAGGGCGTGCGCGAGCTGCTGGTGGACGTGCAGCACCAGCTCTTCAACCTGGGCGGCGAGCTGTCCATCCCCGGCTTCGCGCTGCTCAAGGACGACGCGCTGCTGCAGCTCGACGAGGCCCTGGCGCTGTACAACGCCACGCTGCCGCGCCTGCAGGAGTTCATCCTGCCTGCCGGCACGCGCGCGGCGGCGCAGGCCCACGTGTGCCGCACGGTGGCGCGCCGGGCCGAGCGCGCTGTGGTGGCGCTCGGCGCCGCCGAACCCCTGCGCGATGCGCCCCGGCGCTACCTCAACCGCTTGTCCGACCTGCTCTTCGTGCTGGCCCGCGTGCTCAACCGCGTGGACGGCGGCGACGACGTGTACTGGAAGAGCGAGCGCCTGGCGCGGCAGGGCGGCGAGCCCACATGA
- a CDS encoding FAD-linked oxidase C-terminal domain-containing protein: protein MNAPATPAHLLPGAPLRPVPDAFIDALRARFGEQCSTALAVREQHGRDEGSIQAPPPSAVVFAETTQDVADAVKLAAQWEVPVIPYGAGSSLEGHLLAVQGGISIDVGRMNRVLRVDADDLTVTVQPGITRKQLNEAIKDTGLFFPIDPGADASIGGMCATRASGTNAVRYGTMRENVLALEVVTASGDIIRTGTRAKKSAAGYDLTRLIVGSEGTLGLITEATVRLYPLPEAVSAAICSFPSIEAAVRTVIQTIQLGVPIARVELIDAQTVRLVNAHSKLGLREEPLLLMEFHGSPASVKEQAETVQDIAGEFGGNAFEWATTPEERTRLWTARHNAYFAGVQSRPGCRCITTDTCVPISRLADCLLDSVAEADASGIPYFLVGHVGDGNFHFGYLIDPDDADERAKGEALSHSLVARALDMGGTCTGEHGVGIHKMDFLLQETGDGAVDMMRAIKRALDPKNILNPGKIFAL, encoded by the coding sequence ATGAACGCCCCCGCCACCCCTGCCCATCTGCTGCCCGGCGCGCCGCTGCGCCCCGTGCCCGATGCCTTCATCGATGCCCTGCGGGCGCGCTTCGGCGAGCAGTGCTCCACCGCGCTGGCGGTGCGCGAGCAGCACGGCCGCGACGAGGGCTCGATCCAGGCGCCCCCGCCCTCGGCCGTGGTGTTCGCCGAGACCACGCAGGACGTGGCCGACGCCGTGAAGCTGGCCGCGCAATGGGAGGTGCCCGTGATTCCCTACGGCGCCGGCTCGTCGCTCGAAGGCCACCTGCTGGCCGTGCAGGGCGGCATCAGCATCGATGTGGGCCGCATGAACCGCGTGCTGCGCGTGGATGCGGACGACCTCACCGTCACCGTGCAGCCCGGCATCACGCGCAAGCAGCTCAACGAGGCGATCAAGGACACGGGCCTGTTCTTCCCCATCGACCCGGGCGCGGACGCCAGCATCGGCGGCATGTGCGCCACGCGCGCCAGCGGTACCAACGCCGTGCGCTACGGCACCATGCGCGAGAACGTGCTGGCCCTGGAAGTGGTGACGGCCAGCGGCGACATCATCCGTACCGGCACGCGCGCCAAGAAGAGCGCTGCGGGCTACGACCTCACACGGCTCATCGTGGGCAGCGAAGGCACGCTGGGCCTCATCACCGAAGCCACCGTGCGCCTGTACCCGCTGCCTGAGGCCGTGAGCGCCGCCATCTGCTCGTTCCCGAGCATCGAGGCCGCCGTGCGCACGGTGATCCAGACCATCCAGCTGGGCGTGCCGATCGCGCGCGTGGAACTCATCGACGCGCAGACCGTGCGCCTGGTCAACGCCCACAGCAAGCTCGGCCTGCGCGAGGAGCCGCTGCTGCTGATGGAGTTCCACGGCTCGCCCGCCAGCGTGAAGGAGCAGGCGGAGACGGTGCAGGACATCGCGGGTGAGTTCGGGGGCAATGCCTTCGAATGGGCCACCACGCCCGAGGAGCGCACCCGCCTGTGGACCGCGCGGCACAACGCCTACTTCGCCGGCGTGCAAAGCCGCCCGGGCTGCCGCTGCATCACCACCGACACCTGCGTGCCCATCAGCCGCCTGGCCGACTGTCTGCTCGACTCGGTGGCCGAGGCGGATGCCAGCGGCATCCCCTACTTCCTCGTCGGCCACGTGGGCGACGGCAACTTCCACTTCGGCTACCTGATCGACCCCGACGACGCCGACGAGCGCGCCAAGGGCGAGGCCCTGAGCCACAGCCTGGTGGCGCGCGCGCTGGACATGGGCGGCACCTGCACTGGCGAACACGGCGTGGGCATCCACAAGATGGACTTCCTGCTGCAGGAAACGGGCGACGGCGCGGTGGACATGATGCGCGCCATCAAGCGGGCGCTGGACCCGAAGAACATCCTGAATCCGGGGAAGATCTTCGCGCTGTGA
- a CDS encoding GntR family transcriptional regulator translates to MAISSTDISDRIIEAVMAQKLAPGSRLGEQQLALLFDCSRTIVREALTRLSVRGIVTVSARRGWYVIEPSQDDAREAFEARRVIELGLIRGMKPLDKPALKSLKAHLAREKAAVRGSDVGARSFLLGDFHVCLAECLGNHLLADTLRDFTARTTLIAMLYQSSHDAAQSCEDHVRIVAALEAGDIAGAEALMSEHIGSVQSHLRLPAHADPLAQLRGALAPVDKAGSGGAAAPAARARAQARALHSTSAKRRGPAAAAAATSSPSSSSSSPSPTSGHDADPPSTYLGALL, encoded by the coding sequence ATGGCGATTTCCTCGACCGATATCAGCGACCGCATCATCGAAGCGGTGATGGCGCAGAAGCTCGCCCCCGGCTCCCGCCTGGGCGAGCAGCAGCTGGCCCTGCTGTTCGACTGCAGCCGCACCATCGTGCGCGAGGCGCTCACGCGGCTGTCGGTGCGCGGCATCGTCACCGTGAGCGCGCGGCGCGGCTGGTACGTGATCGAGCCCTCGCAGGACGACGCCCGCGAGGCCTTCGAGGCCCGCCGCGTCATCGAACTGGGGCTGATCCGCGGCATGAAGCCGCTGGACAAGCCGGCCCTCAAATCCCTCAAGGCCCACCTGGCCCGCGAGAAGGCGGCCGTGCGCGGCAGCGACGTGGGTGCGCGCAGCTTTCTGCTGGGCGACTTCCACGTGTGCCTGGCCGAATGCCTGGGCAACCACCTGCTGGCCGACACCTTGCGCGACTTCACCGCGCGCACCACGCTCATCGCCATGCTGTACCAGTCCTCGCACGACGCCGCGCAGTCGTGCGAGGACCACGTGCGCATCGTCGCCGCGCTGGAGGCGGGCGACATCGCCGGCGCCGAGGCGCTGATGTCCGAACACATCGGGTCCGTGCAGAGCCATCTGCGCCTGCCCGCGCATGCCGATCCGCTGGCGCAGCTGCGCGGCGCGCTCGCGCCCGTGGACAAGGCGGGCAGCGGCGGCGCTGCCGCCCCTGCCGCGCGGGCGCGGGCGCAGGCACGGGCATTGCATTCCACCTCCGCAAAACGGCGCGGACCGGCTGCGGCTGCTGCCGCCACGTCCTCGCCTTCTTCCTCTTCTTCTTCCCCGTCCCCGACGTCGGGCCACGACGCCGATCCCCCCTCGACCTACCTAGGAGCGCTTCTATGA
- a CDS encoding phosphoribosyltransferase family protein, with translation MIFSPQDAARMARALVATDAVRIAGDTPFFYTSGWASPVYVDAHALLSDVAWRTELMDAAARSVALLVAERGLAAVVGSESSGIAFAAWLADRLGLPMLYLRKRPIGWGVQAQLQGRLPRSTDGLPARVLLVDDVTTDGRSKMAAAQALRQVGVDVADALVLFDYAIYPDTPQRLAQQQLQLHALASWAQLHVALLEAGRLSASQAQTLAEFTASPTQWSLAHGGTGGTGASPVGGAA, from the coding sequence ATGATCTTTTCTCCCCAAGATGCCGCGCGCATGGCGCGGGCCCTGGTGGCCACCGATGCGGTGCGCATCGCCGGCGACACGCCTTTCTTCTATACCTCTGGCTGGGCCAGCCCGGTTTACGTGGACGCCCACGCCCTGCTGTCCGATGTGGCCTGGCGCACCGAGCTGATGGATGCGGCCGCGCGCTCCGTAGCGCTGCTCGTGGCCGAGCGTGGACTCGCCGCCGTGGTGGGCTCCGAGAGCTCCGGCATCGCGTTCGCCGCGTGGCTGGCCGACCGGCTGGGCCTGCCCATGCTGTACCTGCGCAAGCGCCCCATCGGCTGGGGTGTGCAGGCCCAGCTGCAGGGACGGCTGCCGCGCAGCACCGACGGCCTGCCGGCCCGGGTGCTGCTTGTGGACGATGTGACCACCGACGGCCGCTCCAAGATGGCCGCCGCCCAAGCGCTGCGCCAGGTGGGCGTGGACGTGGCCGACGCCCTGGTGCTGTTCGACTACGCCATCTACCCCGACACGCCGCAGCGCCTGGCGCAGCAGCAGTTGCAGCTGCACGCGCTGGCCTCGTGGGCGCAGCTGCACGTGGCCTTGCTGGAAGCGGGGCGCCTGAGCGCCTCGCAGGCGCAGACGCTGGCGGAGTTCACCGCGTCGCCCACGCAGTGGTCGCTGGCCCATGGTGGTACGGGCGGCACAGGTGCCAGTCCGGTCGGAGGTGCGGCATGA
- a CDS encoding hydantoinase/carbamoylase family amidase has product MSAVMEPLATAAWRSQADALLREVADATRDGPGITRESYGPGEDAALRLLERHAAALGLACEYDRARNLWMRLPEDARTDPVVVIGSHVDSVPQGGNYDGLAGVVAGMLVLSALRGRHGDAPPVRVLALRGEESAWYGRAYMGSMALLGRLPAAALQLPHRAGAEHGTLADALARCGADLVAIAQGTPLLPCAVAAYLELHIEQGPVMVARGWPVAAVTGIRGNVRHNRVRCLGETGHSGAVPRWLRKDAVLAVSQLLSRMDEHWRVLLQMGMDLVMTSGICTTPAQSHAVSVIPGEVQFSFEARSQDAATLERFHALMQDECRAIAAERGVRFEFDDRLYTAPATMDEAWIQRFEAVAERAGQTLERIPSGAGHDAAVFAAAGIPAAMLFVRNAHGSHNPQEAMDIGDFLQGTEWLAQGLLAA; this is encoded by the coding sequence ATGAGCGCGGTCATGGAACCCCTGGCCACCGCCGCCTGGCGCTCCCAGGCCGATGCGCTGCTGCGCGAGGTGGCTGACGCCACCCGCGATGGCCCCGGCATCACGCGGGAAAGTTATGGCCCGGGCGAAGACGCGGCGCTGCGCCTGCTGGAGCGCCACGCCGCCGCGCTGGGGCTGGCCTGCGAATACGACCGCGCCCGCAATCTGTGGATGCGTCTGCCCGAGGACGCGCGGACCGATCCGGTGGTGGTGATCGGCTCGCATGTGGATTCCGTGCCGCAGGGCGGCAACTACGACGGCCTGGCCGGTGTGGTGGCGGGCATGCTGGTGCTGTCCGCTCTGCGGGGCCGCCACGGCGATGCGCCCCCCGTGCGCGTGCTGGCCCTGCGCGGCGAGGAAAGCGCCTGGTATGGGCGTGCCTACATGGGCTCCATGGCGCTGCTGGGCCGTTTGCCTGCCGCGGCGCTGCAGCTGCCGCACCGCGCCGGCGCAGAGCACGGCACGCTGGCCGATGCCCTGGCGCGCTGCGGCGCCGACCTGGTGGCGATCGCGCAGGGCACGCCGCTGCTGCCCTGCGCCGTGGCCGCGTACCTGGAGCTGCACATCGAGCAGGGCCCGGTGATGGTGGCGCGCGGCTGGCCGGTGGCGGCGGTGACGGGCATCCGCGGCAACGTGCGCCACAACCGGGTGCGCTGCCTGGGCGAGACCGGGCACTCCGGCGCCGTGCCACGCTGGCTGCGCAAGGATGCGGTGCTGGCCGTGTCGCAGCTGCTGTCGCGCATGGACGAGCACTGGCGCGTGCTGCTGCAGATGGGCATGGACCTGGTGATGACCAGCGGCATCTGCACCACGCCCGCGCAGTCGCATGCGGTCTCGGTCATTCCGGGCGAGGTGCAGTTCAGCTTCGAGGCGCGCAGCCAGGATGCGGCCACGCTGGAGCGCTTCCACGCGCTGATGCAGGACGAATGCCGTGCCATTGCGGCGGAGCGGGGCGTGCGCTTCGAGTTCGACGACCGGCTGTACACCGCCCCCGCGACCATGGACGAAGCGTGGATCCAGCGCTTCGAGGCCGTGGCCGAGCGGGCGGGGCAGACGCTGGAGCGCATTCCCAGCGGCGCGGGGCACGACGCCGCCGTCTTCGCGGCCGCTGGCATTCCGGCGGCCATGCTCTTCGTGCGCAATGCCCACGGCTCGCACAACCCGCAGGAGGCGATGGACATCGGCGACTTCCTGCAGGGCACGGAGTGGCTGGCGCAGGGGCTGCTGGCGGCCTGA
- a CDS encoding LysR family transcriptional regulator has protein sequence MSRLISPRSFLRQLDLGSLDLFMLVCETGSIARAAERGQMAASAVSKRIAELEALAQAPLLARHARGARPTPAGQQLLQHAHAILLAVEHLHADLGEFAQGVRGHVTVCASASVVEQFLPAEIAGFMQRHADIRIDLRQAASRAVAQAVREGTADIGICGASDEVLGLQARPYRREQLVLVVPRGHALARLRKVAYERALAYPQIGLRDSSTVQQALAQEARATRRVLGRRMEVDSLSALCRMVESGLGLGVMPAGAFRALGEATTLHAVALTDAWADRELNLYARSFADLPAAAQRFADHVTPQA, from the coding sequence ATGTCCCGCCTGATTTCCCCCCGCAGCTTTCTGCGCCAGCTCGACCTGGGCTCGCTCGACCTCTTCATGCTGGTGTGCGAGACCGGCAGCATCGCCCGCGCCGCCGAGCGCGGGCAGATGGCCGCGTCCGCCGTGAGCAAGCGCATCGCCGAGCTGGAAGCGCTGGCGCAGGCCCCGCTGCTGGCGCGTCATGCCCGCGGCGCGCGGCCCACGCCCGCAGGCCAGCAGCTGCTGCAGCACGCGCACGCCATCCTGCTGGCCGTGGAACATCTGCATGCCGATCTGGGCGAGTTCGCGCAGGGCGTGCGCGGCCACGTGACGGTGTGCGCCAGCGCTTCGGTGGTGGAGCAGTTCCTGCCGGCCGAGATCGCCGGCTTCATGCAGCGGCACGCCGACATCCGCATTGACCTGCGCCAGGCCGCCAGCCGCGCGGTGGCGCAGGCCGTGCGCGAGGGCACGGCCGATATCGGCATCTGCGGAGCGAGCGACGAGGTGCTGGGCCTGCAGGCCCGCCCCTACCGGCGCGAGCAGCTGGTGCTGGTGGTGCCGCGCGGCCACGCGCTGGCGCGCCTGCGCAAGGTGGCCTACGAACGCGCCCTGGCCTACCCGCAGATCGGCCTGCGCGACAGCAGCACCGTGCAGCAGGCGCTGGCGCAGGAGGCACGCGCCACGCGGCGCGTGCTGGGCCGCCGCATGGAGGTGGACAGCCTGAGCGCCCTGTGCCGCATGGTGGAGAGCGGCCTGGGCCTGGGCGTGATGCCCGCGGGCGCCTTCCGTGCGCTGGGCGAGGCCACCACGCTGCACGCCGTCGCGCTGACCGATGCCTGGGCCGACCGCGAACTCAACCTGTATGCCCGCAGCTTTGCCGACCTACCCGCCGCAGCCCAGCGCTTTGCGGACCATGTGACGCCGCAGGCGTGA